Proteins from a genomic interval of Musa acuminata AAA Group cultivar baxijiao chromosome BXJ1-9, Cavendish_Baxijiao_AAA, whole genome shotgun sequence:
- the LOC103997176 gene encoding uncharacterized protein LOC103997176 yields MTRGSQRETDRQRAQARKGQVKQREDGLTPEQRRERDAKALQEKAAKKAAQAAAGGGTTDSKNKGSAKK; encoded by the exons ATGACTA GGGGAAGCCAGAGAGAAACCGACCGGCAGAGGGCTCAGGCCCGAAAAGGTCAGGTGAAGCAGAGAGAAGACGGCCTGACCCCCGAGCAGCGCCGCGAGAG GGATGCAAAAGCACTCCAAGAGAAGGCAGCCAAGAAGGCTGCACAAGCAGCAGCTGGTGGAGGCACCACGGACTCCAAAAACAAAGGCAGTGCAAAGAAGTGA